The proteins below come from a single Syntrophales bacterium genomic window:
- the nadD gene encoding nicotinate-nucleotide adenylyltransferase: protein MKWGLLGGTFDPIHLGHLRCAEEILEIFELEKIIFIPASKPPLKTRSNIAPFHHRMEMIRLATSENRSFSVSDIEDRKKGTSYSIETVKYFLEEHGKDLTLFFILGQDAFQGIKLWKDWEELLLLCNFIVMTRPGYTIKRLEGLFPHDFASRFKYNKVTDGFEGPTGSSIFFREVSFLDISSTDIRNRITKGTSIRYIVPEPACGYISDHSLYRGP from the coding sequence ATGAAGTGGGGATTACTGGGAGGAACGTTCGATCCGATTCATCTCGGCCACCTGAGATGTGCCGAGGAGATCCTCGAAATCTTCGAGCTTGAGAAGATAATATTTATCCCGGCCTCCAAACCACCCCTTAAAACACGCAGCAATATCGCCCCCTTTCATCACCGCATGGAGATGATCAGGCTGGCTACCTCTGAAAACCGATCATTTTCAGTCTCCGACATAGAAGACAGGAAAAAAGGCACCTCTTATTCTATCGAGACGGTAAAATACTTTCTTGAAGAACACGGCAAAGATCTGACACTCTTTTTCATCCTGGGGCAGGACGCCTTTCAGGGTATAAAGCTTTGGAAAGACTGGGAAGAGTTATTGCTGTTGTGTAATTTTATAGTCATGACAAGACCGGGCTACACGATCAAAAGGCTCGAAGGGCTTTTCCCTCACGATTTTGCTTCTCGATTTAAATACAACAAGGTCACAGATGGATTCGAAGGTCCCACTGGTTCTTCTATCTTTTTCAGAGAGGTCTCCTTCCTGGATATATCATCCACTGACATAAGAAACAGGATTACAAAGGGAACGTCGATACGGTATATTGTACCGGAGCCGGCATGTGGCTACATTTCAGACCATTCACTTTACAGGGGGCCATAA
- a CDS encoding glutamate-5-semialdehyde dehydrogenase — translation MSVKEKITEIARNARRAGNTLANMSSDVKNRALLQMAEELVRQTDYLVSENAKDLDYANKKGLSAAMIDRLTLNEMTIKGIADGLMEVAALPDPVGKITSMWRRPNNLLVGKKRIPLGVIGIIYESRPNITADAAALCLKSGNAVILRGGSEAINSNVAITGLLQKVLRNVGIPEAAIQVISITDREAVNVMLQLEEYIDLIIPRGGEELIRAVVDQSKIPVIKHYKGVCHIFVDASADFDMAEKICMNAKTQRPGVCNAMETLLIHKDIAETFLPGMAEKFREAGVVLRGCDKTRSILPDIEKASEDDWYEEYLDLILAVRVVEDIDEATAHIEKYGSLHTESIITGDYNNSQRFLNEVNSSTVLVNASTRFSDGFELGLGAEIGISTTKLHAFGPMGLEELTTTKFIIYGDGQVRT, via the coding sequence ATGAGCGTCAAGGAAAAGATTACCGAAATAGCAAGAAATGCCAGACGTGCCGGTAATACACTGGCCAACATGTCATCCGATGTGAAAAACAGAGCACTTTTACAAATGGCGGAAGAACTTGTCAGGCAGACCGATTATCTCGTTTCCGAAAATGCAAAGGATCTTGACTATGCTAATAAAAAGGGTCTTTCAGCAGCAATGATAGACAGGCTCACCCTTAACGAAATGACGATAAAGGGGATTGCAGATGGTCTTATGGAAGTTGCGGCTCTGCCTGATCCCGTGGGAAAAATAACTTCGATGTGGCGCAGGCCCAATAATTTACTCGTGGGAAAGAAGAGAATTCCCCTTGGCGTTATAGGGATTATCTATGAATCTCGCCCGAACATTACAGCGGACGCTGCCGCGCTGTGCCTCAAGTCGGGAAACGCCGTCATCCTGAGAGGGGGCTCCGAAGCGATAAATTCCAATGTCGCCATTACCGGATTACTGCAGAAGGTCTTGCGCAACGTCGGAATTCCGGAGGCAGCCATACAGGTCATATCGATTACCGACAGGGAGGCGGTAAATGTAATGCTCCAACTTGAGGAATATATAGATCTCATTATACCGAGAGGCGGGGAAGAGCTGATCAGGGCCGTCGTGGATCAATCAAAAATACCGGTCATTAAGCATTACAAAGGCGTCTGCCACATTTTTGTTGACGCCAGTGCGGATTTCGATATGGCCGAAAAGATATGCATGAACGCCAAGACCCAGAGACCCGGCGTCTGCAATGCCATGGAGACCCTTCTTATCCACAAGGATATCGCGGAGACTTTCCTGCCGGGGATGGCGGAAAAATTCCGTGAGGCGGGAGTCGTCCTGAGGGGCTGCGATAAGACCAGGTCAATTCTGCCTGACATTGAAAAGGCTTCCGAGGATGACTGGTATGAGGAATATTTAGACCTTATTCTGGCGGTACGTGTTGTTGAAGACATTGATGAAGCAACAGCACATATAGAAAAATACGGCTCTCTCCACACCGAATCAATCATAACCGGAGACTACAATAATTCTCAGCGCTTTTTGAACGAGGTCAATTCCTCGACCGTTCTGGTCAATGCCTCTACAAGATTCAGCGACGGTTTCGAACTCGGTCTCGGGGCAGAAATAGGAATAAGCACGACAAAGCTTCACGCCTTCGGACCGATGGGTCTTGAAGAGCTGACAACAACCAAGTTTATCATCTATGGTGACGGACAGGTAAGGACATGA
- a CDS encoding phage holin family protein produces the protein MTGLFIRWLILTAAIIFASYIMDGIHVSDFLSAFFAAAILGILNAFFRPILIILTLPINILSLGLFTFVINALLLKMASGVISGFDVHGFWSAVFGSLIISLVSWLLSSFINEQGRVEYIDLKKRDEDRWEL, from the coding sequence ATGACTGGACTTTTTATCAGGTGGTTGATTTTGACGGCAGCAATAATCTTCGCTTCCTATATTATGGATGGAATTCATGTGAGCGACTTCCTTTCCGCTTTCTTCGCGGCAGCCATACTGGGTATACTGAATGCTTTTTTCCGTCCGATACTTATTATTCTCACGCTTCCCATCAATATATTAAGCCTCGGCCTTTTCACATTCGTGATAAATGCACTCCTTCTGAAAATGGCCTCCGGTGTGATCTCCGGCTTTGATGTTCACGGATTCTGGTCGGCAGTATTTGGTTCTCTCATAATAAGTCTGGTAAGCTGGCTTCTCAGTTCATTCATCAATGAGCAGGGTCGTGTGGAATACATCGACTTGAAGAAAAGAGATGAAGACAGGTGGGAGCTATGA
- the lolA gene encoding outer membrane lipoprotein chaperone LolA, translating to MIFPKKFVTAGWLLLFFLVLPAHAESVSLNDLIAKLQESYERAESIEARFIQKATIKSINKTETEEGTVYLKKPKRMRWVYTKPDLKELVINPQIAWFYIPEDNLVYIQDAKKIFNSKLTIRFLSGIGKLKDDFQINFSQPTATDEEGNYLLDLIPRGFEAGIEKILLVVNKNNFHIMEFSLTDIYGNVTQIIFKNMNTNTKLLDTLFIFTPPPGVEIYDMRNE from the coding sequence CCAAAAAAATTTGTGACAGCGGGGTGGTTGCTCCTATTTTTCCTTGTTTTACCGGCACATGCAGAATCCGTATCACTGAATGATCTGATAGCAAAACTACAGGAGAGTTATGAAAGGGCAGAGAGTATCGAGGCAAGGTTCATTCAGAAAGCAACCATTAAATCTATCAACAAGACTGAAACGGAAGAAGGAACAGTATATTTAAAAAAACCGAAAAGAATGCGCTGGGTTTACACTAAGCCAGACTTAAAAGAACTGGTAATAAATCCCCAAATAGCATGGTTCTATATTCCAGAGGACAATCTTGTTTATATCCAGGACGCCAAAAAAATTTTCAATTCAAAGCTGACAATAAGATTCCTTTCCGGCATAGGAAAACTCAAGGACGACTTTCAAATCAACTTTTCCCAACCCACCGCAACTGATGAAGAAGGAAATTATCTTCTTGACTTAATACCCAGAGGTTTTGAGGCCGGTATTGAAAAGATACTGCTTGTCGTAAACAAAAACAATTTTCATATAATGGAGTTTTCTCTTACAGACATTTATGGGAATGTTACGCAAATCATATTCAAGAACATGAACACAAACACTAAGCTCCTGGATACTCTCTTTATATTCACGCCGCCGCCGGGAGTTGAAATCTATGACATGCGGAATGAATAA
- a CDS encoding DUF2284 domain-containing protein, producing the protein MKNREDSSLLKSIVKFAEQLELGTCLEFNPDILIPEQRIRELCSEDKCENFGKHYMCPPFVGSLKEHKERLKKYTHGILLQYSKLLNVNKDREGAEKAKVDFHRKILQLEDFLRDKGIKDVWGMIGGSCYLCDECQVRFGRPCLYPDKARMSLESIAIDVLDLLDKFGLDNKFYPDRITWTGCILMVHLPIS; encoded by the coding sequence ATGAAAAACAGGGAAGACAGTTCACTTTTGAAAAGCATAGTGAAATTTGCAGAACAACTGGAACTCGGGACCTGTTTGGAATTCAACCCGGATATCCTCATTCCGGAACAGAGGATACGAGAGCTTTGTTCTGAAGATAAGTGCGAAAACTTCGGCAAACATTATATGTGTCCGCCGTTTGTCGGTTCATTGAAAGAGCATAAAGAGCGACTGAAAAAATATACGCATGGCATATTGCTCCAGTATTCTAAGCTTCTGAATGTAAATAAAGATCGTGAAGGTGCGGAAAAAGCTAAAGTGGACTTTCACCGTAAGATCCTTCAACTGGAGGACTTTTTAAGGGATAAAGGGATAAAAGATGTCTGGGGGATGATTGGGGGAAGTTGTTATCTCTGTGATGAATGTCAGGTCAGATTTGGCAGACCGTGTTTGTATCCCGACAAGGCAAGGATGTCATTGGAATCGATTGCGATTGATGTCCTTGACTTGCTGGATAAGTTTGGTTTAGACAATAAATTCTACCCCGATAGGATAACATGGACAGGCTGTATACTTATGGTTCATCTCCCGATTAGTTGA